The genomic segment CCTGTCTCTACAGTAAAGTTGATTTTAAAGTATATTGAACATGTATTTAGAAATGATGGGATTGATGATTTAATTAAATAATAGGCAATATGATACATTATTTATACAATAGGCGATACAAGTACTTACAGGGCGTGATAGAACAGTAGGTGTACCTAAAGGCAGAAGACAGAAGGCCGTAGGTAGTTGTGATTCATGCTGAAATTCTGTGACTTTTTATCGGGACATTTTGTGGTTCATTTAACATAACATTTAGGATGAGCTTTAAAAGTCTCGTTTTACAATTACGATTTTACGGAACAATTCCATATTTAGATTGTAAACATTTACATGTCTTCTTCTCAAAGACAACCTCCATTCTAGAAAGAAAGAACAGACCTTTAGGCACTACAGCTAAAGACAGTATGTCAGCTTACGCAGTGCTACGACCGTACGAACGTGCATAACAAACGGAGTAGGTGACAGGCATAGGAGAGTGTCCAGGGTCGCGTCCAGAAGgcatataacaggagaaaacatttAGAAATGAAGGAGTTTCTACTTTGGAATTAGGTGCTCATTTTCTTCACCCATTTTCAGGTGTATTCAGTCAGGTGAAACATTCTAAACCTATACATTTGGAGATAGAAATATATTGTGTAGAACAGATCATCACCTCTCATCATGTAGGATAGGGACCTGGTTAGCTCCATATTCATATATTTCTATCTGAATATCCTGTAGCGTTGCGTCCTCCTGAATGGATATGAGAACCCTGCACTTCCTCATTAGTCCGTGTGGCAAGCAGTCTCATTGGCTGAGTTGTGGATGTGACGGGCCAAGCAGCATCATGGTCCTCCATGTTTGTGGTTTAAGTTGTCAGCTATCAGCTGGAGGTCCAGAGTTCAACTTCATTCTAAAGATCCACAGTTCAATacagtggtctgtgtgtgtgtgtgtgtgtgtcttgtcctgtgtgtgtgtgtgtgtgtcttgtcctAGGTCCAGATCTCAGTAGGCACCATGCCCTCCTTGGTCCCAACAgaaggcattaggttctgttctgagaGGAAGTCCAGAGGGAATTGAACCAGGAACCCTCTGATCCTCCTTAGCTCCTCCTGGGCTTTACCCGTGTCAGACTGGGCCAGGCCTGGGTTCGTCTGGTAACTCTCTAACTCAGACATGTTACGAACCAGGGAGGACGGCAGGCACCggaacacctggagagagaggagggagggagaacgagagagaaagagagagtaaagtTAGTTAAAAATCTCTTTCATAAAGcaagtgcgcgcacacacacacccacacacacacccacacacacacacaccttctcataGATGGTTGCGTTGCGTCCAGCGGTGGTCATCCAGACATCCTTATAGAAGCGgtcagagacagggtcagacacaTCTATGGTCGTGTCCATATGAGCTCCAAGGATAGTCCTGacaggagagaacacacacacacaatgaaatgtGGACTGTCTTAGTGATCAGATGAGGACCAAAAGAACAGTTACACACACCCAAACCACACAAGGCatagctgtagtgtgtgtgtgtgtgtgtgtgtgtgtgtgtgtgtgtgtgtgtgtgtgtgtgtgtgtgtgtgtgtgtgtgtgtgtgtgtgtgtgtacatgtgtgtgtgtgtgtgtgtgtgtatatatatgtgtgtgtgtgtgtatatgtgtgtgtgtgtatatatgtgtgtgtgtgtgtatatatgtgtgtgtgtgtgtgtgtgtgtgtatatgtgtgtgtgtgtgtgtgtgtatatatatgtgtgtgtgtgtgtgtgtgtatatatgtgtgtgtgtgtatatatatatatatatgtgtgtgtgtatatatattgtgtgtgtgtgtgtgtgtgtgtgtatatatgtgtgtgtgtgtatatatgtgtgtgtgtgtgtatatatgtgtgtgtgtgtgtgtatatgtgtgtgtgtgtgtgtgtgtatatatgtgtgtgtgtgtgtatatatatgtgtgtgtgtgtgtgtgtgtgtgtgtatatatgtgtgtgtgtgtgtatatatgtgtgtgtgtgtatatatgtgtgtgtgtgtgtgtgtatatgtgtgtgtgtgtgtgtgtatatatgtgtgtgtgtgtgtgtatatatgtgtgtgtgtgtgtgtgtgtgtatatgtgtgtgtgtgtgtgtatatatgtgtgtgtgtgtgtatatgtgtgtgtgtgtgtatatatatgtgtgtgtgtgtgtgtgtgtgtgtatatatgtgtgtgtgtgtatatatgtgtgtgtgtgtatatatgtgtgtgtgtgtgtgtgtgtgtgtatatgtgtgtgtgtgtatatgtgtgtgtgtgtgtgtgtgtgtgtgtgtgtgtgtgtgtgtgtgtgtgtgtgtgtgtgtgtgtgtgtgtgtgtgtgtgtgtacctgaagcACTCTAGACGTAGCGCCAGTGCGTAGCGTCCAGCCTGGTACTCAAGTCCGTCCATCACCGCGGTAACGGTCTCAGAGTCTTCAATGATCACCGCCACCTCGCTGTCACGCTTCCCCAACATGCTGCGGTCGTTGATGTTGGCCGaacctaacacagacacacacacacagagaaaacgcATCAGATTGCAGCCAACACCACTGAGATGAACACAGAGGCTGCAGTTCACTTACTCACCAGCAGAGAGATCAAGAATAAAAAGTGAGTCTCCGTCCAACTCTAAGCATCACTTTGTGAAAGCTGCCAATTCTTAGTCTTGTTATATGAATATGAAACATGTTGAATACTTGTTGTTTCTCACTCCCTGAAATCCCTTCATGAAAACAGACGTACTCACACAAGACCACCTTCTccccacccccaacacacacctaCCTATGATGACGGTGTTGTCGTCTGCGATGAGCATCTTACTGTGGACGTAGATGAGTTCTGTGACCAGGCGTCCCTCCAGTTCAGCGTGGGTCCTCAGACCACAGAACGAGATGTAGTTCATCCACTGGAGTTCAtccactggaacacacacacacacacacacacacacacacacacacacacacacggttcgtTCCCAGACCACAGAACCATATGGAGTTTATCcactggaggtgtgtgtgtgtgtgtgtgtgtgtgtgtgtgtgtgtgtgtgtgtgtgtgtgtgtgtgtgtgtgtgtgtgtgtgtgtgtgtgtgtgtgtgtgtgtgtgtgtgtgtgtgtgtgtgtgtgtgtatgtgtgtgtgtgtgtgtgtgtgtgtgtgtgtgtgtgtgtgtgtgtgtgtgtgtgtgtgtgtgtgtgtgtgtgtgtgtgtgtgtgtgtatgtgtgtgtgtgtgtgtcatgatttgtgtgtgtgaatatccTTACTTTCTTTCTTCAGCTGGGAGATGATGGAGTATTCACCTCTGATCATGGTCCTGAAGAGGATAGGAGAGCTCAGTTAATAATGAAaacactgcatgtgtgtgtgtgtgtgtgtgtgtgtgtgtgtgtgtgtgtgtgtgtgtgtgtgtgtgtgtgtgtgtgtgtgtgtgtgtgtgcgtgcgtagtgtgtgtgtgtgtgtgtgtgtgtcacctgtaGTTGAAGTGCATGACGGCCTGGAGGGCGTTTCCTCCCCCTGTTGTGATGTCACCTTCAAACCCAGGAAGTAGTGGAGTCACCACGTACACACGGAACTTCTTGCCCTCCCTACAGAGAGATAAAAACTCATCAGATACTGCACCTCACACACCTACActttacacaccaacacacccacacacacacacacactaaaacacacacaaacacacacaccttacacaccaaCAAACACATACTTGTGAGCTCTGAGGATCCTCTCGATGAGCGCTTCTCCGATCTTGTTATAGACCATCTTGTTGTCAGAACAACTGATGAAAAACTGGttctgatgagagagagagagagagagagagagaaaaagagagagagagaagagagagagagaaatagaggaggTGAAGAGTGCTAAAGCGGAAGAAGGTAGGGTGACTCACTGGTTTTGTTATGTAGTGATTTGTAGGGTATGTAGAGTTATGTCGTGTTATAAGGTGTATATGTACCTATACGTAGTTGAGGTGCTATGGATTGCTACTACTAAGGAGTgttatgtagtgtaatgtagtggtaTGTACAGTGTATGTACCTCTATGTAGATGAAGTGCTTGCTCCTGGCGATAGTCTGCAGGTAGGCGTTGTGGATGGACTCCTCATGGTACTTAATACCCGCTGACCAGTCAGCTGCTGACCGcaacacctggacaggacaacacacGTTAGTgtgtcagcagtgtgtgtgtgtgtgtgtgtgtgtgtgtgtgtgtgtgtgtgtgtcggtgtgtgtcttACCTGTACTCTAGTGGGAACACAGTCGGGCACCTGGTACCTCAGCTCGCTGGCACTGCTGTGAGACTTGGGCAGAAGGTACGGGTAGGAGAGAGAATGATACTTGGGCTTCATTatctacagagagaaagagaggaaagacagaTGTGGAAAAGGGGCTCTTAATTTAACGAGGGACTTGAAGTACAGTAACGGGGGTGTGCTGTGTCTGACCTTACAGAAGTTCCAGCGCTGTATGAAGTGTCTGGCCACGTCCCTGGCAGCTTTCCCATGGACCACAGAGGAGATGTCATGCCACGGCATCCTGGGAGTGGTGTACCTGTCAATGaagtctggagagagagaaggagaaagagagggagggagggagggagggagggagggagggagggagggagggagggagggagggagggagggagggagggagggagggagggagggagggagggagggagggagggagggaaggagaggaacacCAACAGTTGATCTGATAAATGAGGTGTTATTACCATCATATCCACATTACTAGAGGAAAACTACTGTCAAAGAATGTAGTGTgcgctagcgtgtgtgtgtgtgtgtgtttgtgtgtggtagggaggggctgtgtgtgtgtgtaactggtcTGATCCCCctatctgtctttctctgttacattctctctctctctcatgtgtgtGTCCTACCATCGAAGGgtttctccagctgtatccagtCCTTGTAGACGAAGTTGCAGTAGTCTTTTCCATGCCAAAACCTGGTGTTACCCCTCAGCTCTCCTACACCTGTCTGGAGGCTCCGCACTGAACCactgcctgcacacacacacacacgcacgcacgcacgcacgcacgcacgcacgcacgcacacacacacacacacacacacacagacacgcacgcacgcacacagagacagacagacagacagacagacagacagacagacagacagacagacagacagacagacagacagacagacagacagacagacagacagacagacagacagacagagaaagaaagagagaggggtcagatcagtgacacacatatacacaacccctccacacacacacacacacacacacacacacacacacacacacacacacacacacacacacacacacacacacacacacacacacacacacacacacacacacaccagcgctGTCCAGGGAGCTGATGCTGTCTGCATGCTGCAGAGTGTGTTTGTGGAGGTGTTTGACCAGGGAGAAGTGCATCCTCCTGGTTCGACCAATCCCCTTCAGCCGTGGAAGCTCCACCCCTGGGTTGTCAGGCAGTGATTGGTTTCCTCCGTTGCTATTGGCGGCACCCTCAGTAGAGGACACTCCTCGACTGGAGGGATGGTTGGCAGAGCTCTGAGACTGAAGGTGAGGATAAAGGTTAGGGTCACTTATTTTTGTGGTATTATGTATTATGTAAGCTCAAAAGGTTTTTGCTATtccaagtttgtgtgtgtgtgtatgtgtgtttgtgtgtgtgtgtctgacctgctcCATCTCTAGGGCAACAGAGCGTGTCACACTCCCCACGTCTGTCAGGCGATGCTCTCGGTCGTCCCAGCGACCGTATGCCAGGTCGATCCCGCCAACGAAGGCTACTGATTGGTCGATGACGATGATCTTCTCGTGATGCGCCCACAGGTAGACAGACGACGACACATGGTCCGGGTGGCGCATCACCtgaaggaaaaacacacacacatttaatacacacacacacacacacacacacacacacacacacacacacacacacacacacacacacacacacacacacacacacacacacacacacacacacatttaatacacacacagacagacagacagacagacagacagacagacagacagacagacagacagacagacagacagacagacacacacacacagacagacacacacacaaagacagacagacagacagacagacagacagacagacagacagacagacagacagacagacagacagacagagacagacacacacaaagacagacagacagacagacagacagacagacagacagacagacagacagacagacagacagacagacagacagacagacagacagacagacagacagacagacagactcctaCCTTGATGTTGGGGTGCAGGTGCATTAGTGTTCTCTTGCTGTATTCACTGTTGATGCCCAGAGCTAGCTCCACCTCCTTATACAGCATCACAAAGATATGAACCCCCTGTTgctgttgggagagagagacacagagagagagagagagagcgagagagagagagacacagagagagacagagagagagagagcgagagagagagagagagagagacacagagagagacagagagagacagagagagtcagagagagtgacacagagagagacagagagagacagagagagtcagagagggtgTATGGGCCAATTCCAACGTTCCTATTATATTAGCTAACGTGATATTGCAGTATCAGTGGTTATAAATGTTATCTGGAGTAACAAGTGTAAACTCACTGCTTTGCGTTTCAGGATGCAGTCCAGTCTCCATTTGTTTCCCTCCACAACTGGCCTCTTCAGGAAGATCTCTGGactcaacctacacacacacgcacacacacaccaaaacctaTTAGTGAAATGTGGTAAGCTGTTCAACCAGTTTGATGACCAAACTACTTTGCATTGTACAGTGTCTGTTTAGGTCCAGGGATGAATATTTAGCCAAAATATTTGAAGAGAATTCGACGTACATCACATATGCTTCAGTTgacctcatccctctcccccctactagtgtagtgagaggtgagccaggtgagtaacatcctactccccctactagtgtagtgagaggtgagccaggtgagtaacatccctctcccccctactagtgtagtgagaggtgagccaggtgagtaacatccctctcccccctactagtgtagtgagaggtgagccaggtgagtaacatcctactccccctactagtgtagtgagaggtgagccaggtgagtaacatccctctccccctactagtgtagtgagaggtgagccaggtgagtaacatccctctccccctactagtgtagtgagaggtgagccaggtgagtaacatccctctccccctactagtgtagtgagaggtgagccaggtgagtaacatccctctccccctactagtgtagtgagaggtgagccaggtgagtaacatccctctccccctactagtgtagtgagaggtgagccaggtgagtaacatccctctccccctactagtgtagtgagaggtgagccaggtgagtaacatccctctcccccctactagtgtagtgagaggtgagccaggtgagtaacatcctactcccccctactagtgtagtgagaggtgagccaggtgagtaacatccctctcccccctactagtgtagtgagaggtgagccaggtgagtaacatcctactccccctactagtgtagtgagaggtgagccaggtgagtaacatcctactcccctactagtgtagtgagaggtgagccaggtgagtaacatccctctccccctactagtgtagtgagaggtgagccaggtgagtaacatccctctcccccctactagtgtagtgagaggtgagccaggtgagtaacatccctctccccctactagtgtagtgagaggtgagccaggtgagtaacatccctctccccctactagtgtagtgagaggtgagccaggtgagtaacatccctctcccccctactagtgtagtgagaggtgagccaggtgagtaacatccctctcccccctactagtgtagtgagaggtgagccaggtgagtaacatccctctcccccctactagtgtagtgagaggtgagccaggtgagtaacatcctactcccccctactagtgtagtgagaggtgagcaacatccctctcccccctactagtgtagtgagaggtgagccaggtgagtaacatccctctcccccctactagtgtagtgagaggtgagccaggtgagtaacatccctctcccccctactagtgtagtgagaggtgagccaggtgagtaacatccctctccccctactagtgtagtgagaggtgagccaggtgagtaacatccctctcccccctactagtgtagtgagaggtgagccaggtgagtaacatcctactccccctactagtgtagtgagaggtgagccaggtgggtaacatccctctcccccctactagtgtagtgagaggtgagccaggtgagtaacatccctctccccctactagtgtagtgagaggtgagccaggtgagtaacatccctctccccctactagtgtagtgagaggtgaggcaggtgagtaacatccctctccccctactagtgtagtgagaggtgagccaggtgagtaacatccctctccccctactagtgtagtgagaggtgagccaggtgagtaacatccctctcccccctactagtgtagtgagaggtgagccaggtgagtaacatccctctcccccctactagtgtagtgagaggtgagccaggtgagtaacatccctctcccccctactagtgtagtgagaggtgagccaggtgagtaacatccctctccccctactagtgtagtgagccaggtgagtaacatccctctcccccctactagtgtagtgagaggtgagccaggtgagtaacatccctctccccctactagtgtagtgagaggtgagccaggtgagtaacatccctctccccctactagtgtagtgagaggtgagccaggtgagtaacatcctactcccccctactagtgtagtgagaggtgagccaggtgagt from the Salmo salar chromosome ssa17, Ssal_v3.1, whole genome shotgun sequence genome contains:
- the LOC106575434 gene encoding phospholipase D1 isoform X1, which codes for MLGKDPPTTSSLNLMTSDPSDIAVEPSDITDGLGISSKMSDVVESLDTRELDMGDGEETDNDPTTIGDSRIGFSAVYHTVGFKESEARVYLPTVPITAKILEVERFNTAQDRFNITAQRSVNKSQPAVFKIELRHGEFSWVVKRKEKHFMDLHRELVRYKMFMKVPLPSRSHTTRRRTMKKSEASHIPELPRGGDELAQDEQVYSRRKQLEDYLNKLLRMAMYRKYYHTMEFIDVSQMSFIHDLGPKGLEGMIHKRSGGHRIPGLNCCGHSEVCYRWSKRWLVVKDSFLFYMKPDSGAISFVLLLDKEFSVKMDSKDTETKYGLRIDSLSRCLVLKLNSYRHARWWGQAIEDFVRKHGRAFLRDHRFGSFAQEEQNIPAKWYVNGKTYMEDVADALEEAKEEIFITDWWLSPEIFLKRPVVEGNKWRLDCILKRKAQQGVHIFVMLYKEVELALGINSEYSKRTLMHLHPNIKVMRHPDHVSSSVYLWAHHEKIIVIDQSVAFVGGIDLAYGRWDDREHRLTDVGSVTRSVALEMEQSQSSANHPSSRGVSSTEGAANSNGGNQSLPDNPGVELPRLKGIGRTRRMHFSLVKHLHKHTLQHADSISSLDSAGSGSVRSLQTGVGELRGNTRFWHGKDYCNFVYKDWIQLEKPFDDFIDRYTTPRMPWHDISSVVHGKAARDVARHFIQRWNFCKIMKPKYHSLSYPYLLPKSHSSASELRYQVPDCVPTRVQVLRSAADWSAGIKYHEESIHNAYLQTIARSKHFIYIENQFFISCSDNKMVYNKIGEALIERILRAHKEGKKFRVYVVTPLLPGFEGDITTGGGNALQAVMHFNYRTMIRGEYSIISQLKKEMDELQWMNYISFCGLRTHAELEGRLVTELIYVHSKMLIADDNTVIIGSANINDRSMLGKRDSEVAVIIEDSETVTAVMDGLEYQAGRYALALRLECFRTILGAHMDTTIDVSDPVSDRFYKDVWMTTAGRNATIYEKVFRCLPSSLVRNMSELESYQTNPGLAQSDTGKAQEELRRIRGFLVQFPLDFLSEQNLMPSVGTKEGMVPTEIWT
- the LOC106575434 gene encoding phospholipase D1 isoform X2, which codes for MKKSEASHIPELPRGGDELAQDEQVYSRRKQLEDYLNKLLRMAMYRKYYHTMEFIDVSQMSFIHDLGPKGLEGMIHKRSGGHRIPGLNCCGHSEVCYRWSKRWLVVKDSFLFYMKPDSGAISFVLLLDKEFSVKMDSKDTETKYGLRIDSLSRCLVLKLNSYRHARWWGQAIEDFVRKHGRAFLRDHRFGSFAQEEQNIPAKWYVNGKTYMEDVADALEEAKEEIFITDWWLSPEIFLKRPVVEGNKWRLDCILKRKAQQGVHIFVMLYKEVELALGINSEYSKRTLMHLHPNIKVMRHPDHVSSSVYLWAHHEKIIVIDQSVAFVGGIDLAYGRWDDREHRLTDVGSVTRSVALEMEQSQSSANHPSSRGVSSTEGAANSNGGNQSLPDNPGVELPRLKGIGRTRRMHFSLVKHLHKHTLQHADSISSLDSAGSGSVRSLQTGVGELRGNTRFWHGKDYCNFVYKDWIQLEKPFDDFIDRYTTPRMPWHDISSVVHGKAARDVARHFIQRWNFCKIMKPKYHSLSYPYLLPKSHSSASELRYQVPDCVPTRVQVLRSAADWSAGIKYHEESIHNAYLQTIARSKHFIYIENQFFISCSDNKMVYNKIGEALIERILRAHKEGKKFRVYVVTPLLPGFEGDITTGGGNALQAVMHFNYRTMIRGEYSIISQLKKEMDELQWMNYISFCGLRTHAELEGRLVTELIYVHSKMLIADDNTVIIGSANINDRSMLGKRDSEVAVIIEDSETVTAVMDGLEYQAGRYALALRLECFRTILGAHMDTTIDVSDPVSDRFYKDVWMTTAGRNATIYEKVFRCLPSSLVRNMSELESYQTNPGLAQSDTGKAQEELRRIRGFLVQFPLDFLSEQNLMPSVGTKEGMVPTEIWT